A window of Struthio camelus isolate bStrCam1 unplaced genomic scaffold, bStrCam1.hap1 HAP1_SCAFFOLD_113, whole genome shotgun sequence genomic DNA:
ccccccccccgcgcacacgACACACGCACcggacacgcacacacacgtgtggCCCTGCCGCACTGGGGGGGGGTGGAGCCCCCCCGGGCCCAtagggggggacccaggcgtccgggggggggcacaGCTCAGCCCTGATTGTCCCAGTgttggcggcggggggggtcctccagcatcccacaaccccccGCAGTGGCAGCGGCAGCACCCCCCCCCGCGGCGCTAGGCCGAGGTGCCGCCGCGCTCTTGGAGGTCGGGGGCCGAGTGCTGGCGGCGCATgcgggggggagcggcgggggcggcgccaggggggggcggtggcgggggcGGTCGGGGCTgctgccgcggcggggggggccccggcgcccggcccccgtccAGGGAGCCGCGGCGGTgctggcggggccgggcaggggctgagccagagccggagccggagcggcggcggcgctgggggccgggcgaggccgggggggcggcggggggggcggtggcagcggcggcggcggggcccccccccAGCTCGGCCCCGGCCTCGCCCTCGGGCCCCCCCCAGGCGCCGCGGTGCTGGGGGTTGCTCTTGAAGGGGAAGCGGAGCTTGCAGTCCTGGGGGGGCACgaagcggccgggccggcgggggccgcggggggccggcggctgcagcccctGCAGCCGGGCCTGCTCCTGCCGCAGCCAGCGCAGCCGCCCCCGCCGGAAGGCCGGATCCTGCTCCATGAGGCGGCAGAGCCGCTCGGCGCTGgacggctcccgccgccccggcccgctccaGGCCtcggccaccgccgcctcctccgcgccCTCGTcctgccggcgggcagcggcgtcagggcccggacgccggggccctgcccggggagggggtctgggggcaggatggggcccgagggggggcggagggggctgcggggggcaggACGTGACCcgagggggggtcccgggggcaggaaggggccaCGCAGGAGGTCCAAGGGGCCCGGCTGGGGCACAATGGGGCCGCGAGGGGCCAGGATGCAGCCCaaagggggggggtccctggggccccagggggcaggaaagggccccaaggggGGCACACGGGGCAGGAAGGGACTGTGTGGGGCAGGAAGAGCCACCCAGGGGGGTCCAAGGGGCTGTGTGGGGCAGAaaggggctgcgagggggcaggagggggctgcgtgggggggtcggggggtctcTGGGGCCCCAGGGGGTAGGAAGGGGCCACGCAGGGGGTGCAAGGGGGCAGGATGCAGCCcgaggggggggtccccggggcccgagggggcagcaaggggccatGGGGGGCAGGAAGAGCCACCCAGGGGGGTCCAAGGGGCCGTGCGGGGCAGAATGGGGCCGTGAGGGGGCAGGAAGAGTCACCCGGGGAGGGGTCCAAGGGGCCGTGCGGGGCAGAAAGGGGCCGTGAGGGGGCAGGAAGAGCCACCCAGGGGGGGTCCAAGGGGCCGTGCGGGGCAGaaaggggctgcgggggggcgggggtctgggggcaggaaggggctcggggcggccgcacCTGGCAGAGGGGGATGACGCGCTCCATCTTGCCCACGCGGTCCCGCAGGGCCCGGATCTGCTCGTCCTTCATGTTGTTCTGCAGCTTGACCTCGTGCAGGATGTCCGTCAGCTTGTCGATGTGCGCCCGCAGGTCGTCCACgtcggcggccgccggccccccggccccgccgccctcctcggCCCGCTCCTCGCCCACCCCCACCGTGTCCCAGACGTCGCGGGCCACCGCCCGCCACGTCTCCTTCTCGTGGGGGTCCCGCTTGCCGTAGAGGCGGCACAGCTCCTTCATCTTGACGATGCTCATGGCCTCGATCTCCTGGCGCGCGTGGCGGAAGTCGTTGAGCGCCACCTCGTAGCAGATCTCCTTCACCGCCTGCATCTTCAGGTCGGCCATGGTGACCCACTTGGGGTCCTTGGCCATGCGCCGGCGCTGCGGGATCTGGTAGACGCGGAGCGGCTCGCGGCGCTTGCCGCTGCTCGGCAGCCCGCAGCGCTTGACGATGCTCTGCACCGTGGTGGCCGGCAGCTTCTCCCGCAGCGACGAGATCAGCCGCCAGCTCTCCTCGCACGAGCGCTTGTCCGAGTCGTCCCCGCTGTCCGAGTCCGCGTACTGCCGCGGGGGAGAGGGCACGGCTCAGGCGCCCGGGGGACATCCCAGGCACCCAGGGGACATCTCAGGGGTCCAGGAGGACATCCCAGGCACCCAGGGGACATCCCAGGTACCTAGGGGGACACCCCGACTTCCAGGGGACATCTCAGGTGTCAAGGGGGACATCCCAGGCCCCCAGGGGACGGCTCAGGCCATCGTTTGGGCGTTTGGGAGATGCCTCCGGcgcccacccagccccacgcctcccccccgtcccccctcacCAGCCgctgctgctccaggagcagaTCCGCCTCCTCCTTCTCGCGCCGGTACTGGTTCTCCAGGTCCTGGAGCCTGCGGGCGGCGGAGGGGTgagcggggccgtggggccgctCGTGGCCCGTGGCtcgcggcccgcggccgcccggccctcACCTCTTCTCCATCTCCAGCTTGATGTCGATgccctgcttctccagcagctcccgctggGCGAAGTTCCAGTCGACGGGCtcggccggcggcccggccggcgggctcCGCTCCCGCTCCAGCCGCGCCTGCTCCGGGTGGTTGAAGCGGAAGACGTGGTTCTTGCCCAGCACGATGCGGTTCCCTGCCGGGGGCGGAGGCAGAGCGCAGcgatgggacccaggcgtccgggcgcgccggggcgggcggcggcgggaacCCAGGCGTCCCCGGACGTACCGGATTTGAGGACCAGCGGCTCCGTCACCTGCTTCCCGTTGACGTAGGTCTCGGCCCCCTCGCAGGGCTCCAGCGTCACCACCACTGCGGGGAGACGGGCCGGGGTTACGGGGCGACGGAGCGGAGGGGGGCGCTTCCCGAAACACCCTCgccacccgggggcccaggcgtccgggccctgcCCTCCCCCCGGGGACCCCtctgccgccggcgcggggggccggtaCCTGGGGGCCGCGGCGACCTGCTCCAGCGCCAGCacaagagagggggagagagacgTGTTAGGGTCGGCGGGGGGGCGAGGGGTCCctgccggccccacggcggggcgggggcccccgggggccgtggggcggcggcgcgtccccccccgccccgcgccggccgccccctaCCTTCCCCGGCGGGGTTGGCGCAGCTCCGGAAGACGCAGTGCCGCTCCCGGATGAACTGCCCCGTCAGTTTGATGTCCACGTCCACCTGGCCCACCCTGGGGGGCGGCatggcacggggaggggggggcgtcagcggggcgggggccgccccacggccgccccacggccaccccacggcgccccgccgccccaccTCGTCACGCCGTCCTTGATGTGGTACAGGAGGCACTCGGACATGAGCGGGTCCTCGTTGAGGTTCACCAggtggggggtctgtggggcagggagggggtcaCGGCTGgcgggccctgccccacagcgcgCAGCCGGTGCCGGGGGGCGGGGGACACCCCTCcgcgcccccctgccccccccacgcTTGCCTTTTTGGGGGAGAAGACGCCGACGGTGCCGCCGTCCTCCCGCAGCGCCACCCCCATCTCGGCCAGCAGCGCCTCCctgcaggcaagaggcagcgtcagggccgtggggcggccatGGGGCGAGTGGGGGACGTGGGGCGGGCAGGACAGCTGCGGGGCAAGTGGGGATGCTGTTGGCAGCTGTGGGGTGGCCatagggcaggcagggaggctgtgggaagggcagggcggccgtggggcggccgtggggcagccatggggtgaatggggaggccgtggggcagctgtggggtgaatgggaaggctgtggggtggctgtggggtgaATGGGGCAGGCATGGGGCAGGCGTGGGGTAGGTGGGGAGGCCATGAGGAGGCCGTGGGGTggatggggcagccgtggggcagccgtggggcagccgtggggcggccgccccgcccgctcTCACCTCTCCATGCGGATGGCCTCCGTCTTGCGCAGCTTCTCCTCCCAGGTCTCATTGAGCTCCGCGATGATCTTCTCCGTCTcctgggggggccgtggggggcggggtgagcccggacgcctgggcccccgccgcgggctgggggggccgtgggggggacgagctggacacctgggcccccgccgcgggctggGGGCGCCGTGGGGGGTGGCGCTACCTGCAGCCGCTCCATGGCCTCCTCAGCGCCGATGAGCTGCTCGCTGAGGGCGGGGAACGGCTCCGTCGCCCCGTTGAGGGCGCCGGGGGGCAGAGCGCCGGGGGGCAGAGCGCCGGGGGGCTGGGctggcgccggggggccggggcggcccgcggcgccgtcGAGCTTCGGCCCTGCCGGGGGGCCAGAGCGGGACGTCGGGGCGGCTGCGCGGCTTCCTCCCGCCAGAATCCCCCCCACTCTGTCCCCCAAGtgcccccaagtgccccccacatcccctttgctctgccccccaacccccccaactACTACTCCACATCCCCTTTGCTCTGCCCCCCACATCCCCTTTACTCTGCCCCCCGCCCGGGCTCACCGCCGAGGGGGCCGGCGTCGGAGAGCCCCTGGGCGAAGAGCAGCTCCCGGAGCCGGGCCACCTCCTGCTTCAGCTCCCGGATGAGCCGGGCGTTGGGGTCCTCGTTGATGACGGCGTTGCAGCGGATCTGCTTGGTGCGGTCGGCGTAGCTGGGGGGCGGAGGGCGCCGTCagggccgggcgcccccccggcggcccgctccccccgcggcccccgcctcaCCGCAGGGTGCTCAGCGTCTCCTCGTAGTTGATGTCGGCGGGGCTCAGCGCCGCGATCATGGCCGTGCGGGAGTTGCCTCCTGTGGGCAGAGGGACCGGCGGGCTGCGGCGGTGCTGCTGGGgacggggtgcccgggggggggccgcccgtgccgccccccaaccccgccgccccccaaccccgccgccccccgccggccggaCGCACCCAGGTTCTCCTTGAGCAGCCAGGTCAGCACCGAGTCCCGGTAGGGGATGAAATCCGACTTCTTCTTCTTGTTGTTCTGCTGCGGAGACGGAAAGGAGGCTCCGGAGGCCGCTCGGCTCGGGCGGGGGGGACCCCGGAGCGCTGGAGGGAGCCCGGGCGCCCGGGCAGGGAGGCCGGGCGCCCACGGAGGGAGGCCGGGCGCCCACGGAGGGAGGCCGAGCGCCCACGGAGGGAGCCCGGGCGCCCACGGAGGGAGCCCGGGCGCCCGGGCAGGGAGGCCGAGCGCCCACGGAGGGAGGCCGGGCGCCCACGGAGGGAGGCCGGGCGCCCACGGAGGGAGGCCGAGCGCCCACGGAGGGAGCCCGGGCGCCCACGGAGGGAGCCCGGGCGCCCGGGCAGGGAGGCCGAGCGCCCACGGAGGGAGGCCGAGCGCCCACGGAGGGAGGCCGGGCGCCCACGGAGGGAGCCCGGGCGCCCGGGCAGGGAGGCCGAGCGCCCACGGAGGGAGGCCGGGCGCCCACGGAGGGAGGGCGCGCCTCCCCGGTGACCCGCGCTCACCATCtcggccagggcggagatgaccTTCCCCAGCGTCGTCAGCGACTTGTTGATGTTGGCTCCTTCCtgcagcggaggaggaggaagagggggaggaggggggaagggggcgtGGGTCAGCCCGCCCCACGGGGACCCcaggccgcggggcggccccCCAGCTCCCGCCCTCACCTTGAGCCGCGTGCCCCGGGCACCCGAGGAGTCGGCGCGCTCGCTGCCGGCCAGGTCCACCAGGCTGATCTTGCTGACCTGGGCGGGCGAGACGGGGCTTCGGGGGCTGctggcgggcccaggcgtccggcccggcccggcccggccccagcgtTACCTTCTCGGTGTCGAGGTCGGTGAGCTGGTCGTGCCTGCGCTGCGTGAAGACGATGGTGAAGACGGCGTGCGAGCGGCTGCTCGTCTCGTTCATGTTGGTGGCCGCCACCGTCCTGGGAGGAGAAGCGGCGGGAGAAGACGTTAAGCGGAGCGAAGCCGCTCTTCGGCACCCGAaacgaggaggaggagaagtgcccggacgcccgggcccctcCCCGACCTGGCTTTGTTCCCGCAGTCCATGAGGTCAGCGATGTCCTCGAAGGAGGTGACGGCCAGCTTGGAGAGGTCCTCGACGTAGGGGCCCATGATGGGGTGCTCGCGCACCCGCAGGTTGCCCCGGCTCTTGGGGTTCAGCAGGT
This region includes:
- the KIF1C gene encoding kinesin-like protein KIF1C — translated: MAGASVKVAVRVRPFNSRETSRDAKCVIQMQGKTTCITNPKLSKDATKNFTFDYSYWSHTSEEDPRFASQRQVYEDIGEEMLLHAFEGYNVCIFAYGQTGAGKSYTMMGKQEAGQQGIIPQLCADLFARVQQNGCPDLSYSVEVSYMEIYCERVRDLLNPKSRGNLRVREHPIMGPYVEDLSKLAVTSFEDIADLMDCGNKARTVAATNMNETSSRSHAVFTIVFTQRRHDQLTDLDTEKVSKISLVDLAGSERADSSGARGTRLKEGANINKSLTTLGKVISALAEMQNNKKKKSDFIPYRDSVLTWLLKENLGGNSRTAMIAALSPADINYEETLSTLRYADRTKQIRCNAVINEDPNARLIRELKQEVARLRELLFAQGLSDAGPLGGPKLDGAAGRPGPPAPAQPPGALPPGALPPGALNGATEPFPALSEQLIGAEEAMERLQETEKIIAELNETWEEKLRKTEAIRMEREALLAEMGVALREDGGTVGVFSPKKTPHLVNLNEDPLMSECLLYHIKDGVTRVGQVDVDIKLTGQFIRERHCVFRSCANPAGEVVVTLEPCEGAETYVNGKQVTEPLVLKSGNRIVLGKNHVFRFNHPEQARLERERSPPAGPPAEPVDWNFAQRELLEKQGIDIKLEMEKRLQDLENQYRREKEEADLLLEQQRLYADSDSGDDSDKRSCEESWRLISSLREKLPATTVQSIVKRCGLPSSGKRREPLRVYQIPQRRRMAKDPKWVTMADLKMQAVKEICYEVALNDFRHARQEIEAMSIVKMKELCRLYGKRDPHEKETWRAVARDVWDTVGVGEERAEEGGGAGGPAAADVDDLRAHIDKLTDILHEVKLQNNMKDEQIRALRDRVGKMERVIPLCQDEGAEEAAVAEAWSGPGRREPSSAERLCRLMEQDPAFRRGRLRWLRQEQARLQGLQPPAPRGPRRPGRFVPPQDCKLRFPFKSNPQHRGAWGGPEGEAGAELGGGPAAAAATAPPAAPPASPGPQRRRRSGSGSGSAPARPRQHRRGSLDGGRAPGPPPPRQQPRPPPPPPPPGAAPAAPPRMRRQHSAPDLQERGGTSA